Genomic segment of Nitrospirota bacterium:
CAACCTGCGAAGGCGGGTACGGCTCAAGCAGGAGACCAATCAAAGAGTTCAGAGCCGCTCGATCTGCTGTCGGAGGCTACACGTCGGATCGAAGAGAAACAGTTTGCCGGCGCTGAGGCCATTCTCAATCAATTGCTGACCAAGGAGCCGGGCAATCCGGATGTCTGCCAGTTGTTCGCGAAGTTGCATCTCCAACGCGGAGATCTCCAGGTGGCCCTCGGCGAATATCGGTACCTCGCTGGCGCAGCCTTACGCGCGCAAGACTACGCACAGGCTGAAACCCTGATCACCGATTTTCTGGCGGTCGAACCGCAGTCTGTGGCGATGCTTGAACTCTACGGAGAACTCTACGGAGAGAAAGGCGATGCCGCCAACGCCGTGGTCCAGTATGGGAAGGCGATTGAGCTGTTGTTGGAACATCCCGAGCCAGGGATGCCGACACTGCATGAGGAACTCTTCGAGAAAGTCACGGCACTCGCGCCGGATAGTCCCACGGCGAAAAAACTGGCGGCACTGATGCCTGGCGCTCCAATGGAGGCACCGCCTGTTCCGGTTCAACCCGAGCCAGTTGTTTCTCCCGCAGTGGCTGTTCCACCGATCCCAGTTCAGGAAACGAACACATTTTCGATTGCCGATGCCGCTCCGGACGATGCCTGGAGTATGACCTCGAAGATCGCCCCGCTACAGGATAGACATTTCTCCCTCGCTGGGTCTGAACCGGACCCAGTGTCAGACCCGGAGCCGGTTCAGTCGGTAGAGCCGGAACCGGTTACACAGGTTAATGCCTTCTCGCTGTTGCAGGACGAGCCAAAAGAGGTTGCGTCCATCGAGCCTGTCCTCTCCACAAACGAGCAGTTCCAAGCCTATGTGGCGGCCGGTCAACATGCTGAGGCGGAGGAATGGCTCAGTCGACTTGTGACGGCAGAGCCTCATCATTCTGAAGCCCGAGAACTTTTCGGTTACTTGCTTGAAATCAAGGGCGATACCGCCGGCGCCGCCTTACAATATTCGCGAGCGCTCGAATTGCTCCTGGCAGATCCGGAGAAGAAGCAAGAGCCGCAGCCGGCGATTCTCTATGCCAAGGTCAAAGAGCTCGCTCCTGCCAGTCCGTTAGTCGCCAAATGGGCCGCGACGTTTTCGCCAAAGAAGCCGGAGGTGACAGTACCGGCCGTTGAGGCTCAGGTCTCCGCCGAGCCGCCTGATGCACTTGACCCCGAAACCCATTACACCTTGGGCGTCGCGTACAAGAATATGGGGCTTTGGGAGGAAGCGAAAGAGGAGTTTGGTTGTTCGATGAAGGGTTCTGACTTTTTCCTGGACTCCTGTCTGATGATCGCGGTCTGCTTGAAAGAGCAGGGAGAAGGTCAGTTGGCGAGTCAACAGCTTGAGCAGTTGCTGCAGGACCCGAAGTGTCAAGGCGCCAAGGCGCAAGCCATCAGTTATGAACTCGGATTACTCTACGAAGCCCAAGAGCGATGGAGTCACGCTGCCATAATTTATCAATCGATTCCGACCTTCCATGATGTGCCGCAACGACTCGACTCGGTTCGTGCTCGCCTCGGACCGGCTCAGGCACCGGCTCCCGCGTTACGCTACGCCAACTAGCAGCTCGTCGAAACAAGCCTCTATCGATTCGCGTCGCATCTTTCCCGTAAAACCTGCAAGCCCGTGCGTGTATTCTACGACTGAACACGGTTCGGGGCCGGAAGGCCTTTGAGTACAGCATCAATATTTTTCAAGCAGACCAATCCCATCTGAACCCTCGCATGTAATGTGGCAGAGCCCAGATGTGGAAGGAGCACCACTTGCTTCAGCTGACTCAGCGCCGGGTGGATTGCCGGTTCTTGTTCATACACGTCGAGTCCCGCGCCGGCGATGGTTCCTCTCTTGAGAGCTTCAACCAATGCACCCTCATCGACGATCGGGCCACGAGCAGTATTAAGCAGGAAGGCGGTGGGTTTCATCCAGGCCAACTCACGGGCTCCGATCAGATGGCGGGTGGCTGTTGTGAGCGGAACATGGATGGTCACGATATCGGCTTCTTCAAGGAGATTTCTCAGCGAGCGGTGCTCCCATTCATGAGAGAGAGACGAGGCGGTCATCGGTTGGCGTGCGTGATAGCGCACCGCCATACGAAATCCAACCGCACGCTGGGCGACCGCTTGGCCGATCCGTCCCATACCGATAATGCCCAGGGTTTTTCCAGACACTTCCGCCCCCAAGAGTTGCGTGGGGCTCCATCCCGTCCATTGGCCTGATCGCACAAGGACATCGCCTTCGACGATGCGGCGTGCCGTCGCCAGAATCAGAGCCCAGGTCAGATCTGCTGTGGCGTCCGTCAAGACGTCCGGCGTATTAGTCACGATCAGACCGCGCTGTTGTGCAGCAGCCAGATCGATGTTGTTATACCCGACGGCATAGTTCGCCAGAATTTTCAGCCTGGTGGCAGCTTGAATGGTCTCGGCGTCGATGCGATCACCCAGGGTCACAATCGCGGCGTCGGCCTGACAGAGGCCGTCACGGAGAGCCGATGGAGCGGGCAACGCATCGAGCGGTTCTTGCAGCAAATGGAACCGTTCCCGCACGATGGCCATGACAGGGTCGGGAAGAAGTCGAGAGACGTAAAGGGTTGGACGTATATCGACCACAATGCGTACTCCTAAATGAGGCGCTTATATTAGCCGGTCGTGCATGGCGGGACAACCGGACTTGTGCCGGTCTCAACAGTCCGTCTAGAATGACCACCCATTTAACTATGAGCGCACCAACTCTCATTCTGCCTGAACGTTCCCACGCCATTGCTTCCGATCTCCGAGCTGCGATCGGCATCGATAAGGTCAAAGACGACTATTCGACGCTTACGGCTTATGCTGTGGATGCGAGCATCTATCGGATGACGCCGAAGGCCGTCGTGCTTGTTGAGTCCGAGGAGGATATTGCGGCGACGGTCGCCTATGCTGTGTCGCGCGGTATCCCATTGACACCCCGGGCGGCTGGAACTAATTTGACCGGTTCGGCGATCGGGGCCGGGATCATTTTGGATGTGTCGCGCCTCAATCGGGTGCTGGAGCTGAATCGGGAAGAGCGCTGGGCTCGGGTCCAGCCGGGAATCGTACTGGCTGAACTCAATAAGAAGCTGGCGCGTGACGGTCTGCTCTTCGGTCCCGATCCCTCCAGCGGCGACATGTGCAAGCTTGGCGGGATGTTGGCGAACAATTCATCCGGTCCTCACACGCTGCGCTACGGTGCCGTCAAAGATAATGTCGAAGCGCTCCGTGTCTGCCTGCAATCAGGCGAGTGGTTGGACGCGAAGTCGTATGGACTCGACGATCCACGATGCAGCCAGCTACTAGAGACGCATAGGCCGCTGCACGATTTAAAGCTGCTGCTTCAAGATAATGCTGCCCTGATCGCGCAAAAACGTCCGACTGTCAGCAAAAACAGTTGCGGCTATAACCTCTTTGGGCTTGCCGATGGGCTAGCGCAAGGCCGCTTCGATCTTCCCAAGCTATTCGTCGGCAGCGAGGGGACGCTCGGTCTCTTCAGTGAAGCCACCATTAAGCTGGTGGAGAAGCCTCGATCCACCCTGACGGCGCTCATCCACTTTCACCGTTTAGAAGATGTGGGTGATGCGGTGCCGAAGTTGCTGGAGTTGCATCCGAGCGCGTTGGAAGTGATGGATGCCAACACGCTCAATCTGATTGGGCGGGCGAAGCATGGCATCCCGGCCGATGCGGCTGCCACGCTCCTGGTGGAGTTGGATGCTGACGAGGCGGGGATCGATCTTCGCGAACAGGCCGAGCGCATGACCGGAATCTGCCGCAGCTATCGTCTCGCGTCCGACCCTGTGATTGCGTTCAATCCCGAGCAGCGGGATCAGTTGTGGAAGGCGCGGAAAGCCCTCTATCCGACGCTCTATCGATTCGATCCCAAGAAGAAGCCCATCAACTTTGTCGACGATGTCGTGGTCCCTGCTGAACGGATCAGCGAACTCATCCGGTATCTGGAGGAGTTCTTCGTCGGGCAGCATGTGCCGGTCGCGATTTTCGGCCATATCGGGAATGGGAACGCCCACATTATTCCGTTACTCGATGTGAACGATCAGGGCGATTTCGACAAGATGGTGCAGGGCTATCACGAGATTCACCAGACTGTCTTGAGCCGCTTCGGCGGGTCGATCTGTGGGGAGCATGGGGATGGCCGTGTGCGAGCCGAATATGTGAAGACCATGTTCGGTCCTGAGTTGTATGACCTGTTCGTGAAGGTGAAGCAGAGCTTCGATCCTGCCGGGATGCTCAATCCCGGGATTAAGATCAGCGATCGGCCCTTCACGGACCATATCGACTATGTGCGATTGTCGAAATCCTGTGCGACCTGCGCCAAATGTAATGCCGTCTGTCCGGTCTACGATGTCTTTCAATCGGAAGACATGAGTTCGCGGGGCTGGTTCGAGATCGTCACCGACAAGAACTACAGTTATCTCAACTCGAAGCGAGTCGTGGAGGCCTGCCTCAACTGCAAGTCTTGTCGGACGGCCTGTCCGGCTGGAGTCGATGTCTCCCAACTCATCCTGGACCGTCGCGCCGAAAACCCGAACAAGATGGCGGGTCTTATCTTTCGTTTCCATGCACGAACAGCCATATTTGAACGATTTTTGAAGTTCCTCGCAGTCTGTCAGCCGATCTGGGATCGACCTCTAATGCGGTGGCTGCTCGATCTGGTGACGAAGCCCTTCATGCATTTTCTGGCCGAAACCGCACGACTTTCTCCGAAGCTGGTGATCCCTCGATTGGCCAAGCGGCAACTTCGTGACCGTTATCCGGAATTGATCCCCAGGGCCGGGCAACCGGCCCGTTCTCCGGTGGCCTATTTCCACGGCTGCGCGGCCAACTATTTCGACGATGGGGTGGGAGATGCCGTGATTGCGGTGTTACGAAAGCATGGGGTTGAACCGGATCTGCCGCCGCAACGCTGTTCGGGGACGCCGATCGAAACCTACGGGCACCGCGCATTAGCCAAAGAAGGGGCGCGGGTCAATCTTGCGTCTATGGCAGGATACGAGACAGTCGTGACCGGGTGCGCGTCCTGTACCCTCATGTTGAAGGACTACCCAACCCTGTTCGCCGGTGAGCCGGAAGAAGCCTCAGCCCAGGCCTTGGCCAAGCGGATCACCCATATCTCGCAGTTTGTGTCACAATCGCCCGTCAAACCGGCCATGGCCAGTCAGCAGCCCAAGACCTGCAAGGTGGCCTACCATTCCTCCTGTCATCTGCGAGCAGCGGGAGTGACCAAGGAGCCTCGTGCGATTCTGGCGGGCTTGCCTGGTGTCGATTATGTGGAGATGCCGGACGCCGATCGTTGCGCGGGTGGAGCCGGAACCTATCTCGTGAAGGATTTTGAAACGTCCCAGCGCATTGTCGAACGTAAGCGGAAGGCGGTCGAACAGAGCGGCGCCGAGGTCGTGGCGACGAGTTGCCCGGCCTGTATGATTCAATTGCGCACGGGATTACAGGGAACGGCGGAAGTGAAACACATGGCTCAGCTTATTCAGGAGGCCTACGAAGCCGCAGACCAGCAGAAAGACAGAGGCCCGGCATGAAATTTCGAAAAGTCGACGCGCTATTCATCCTATTTGCCGTGGCCGTCGTCGTCGGTGTATCGCTGTTGCCGACTCCGAAAGACCGGAACCCACCGGTTCCGACGAATGCCACACATCTGGAGATCAGAGCCGAGCAGGCCTGTATCTATTGTCATGCTCCGACTGGGAGTAAGCCTCTACCGGAACGACATCCCAGACGACAGGATTGTTTCCGCTGCCATGCGCGCTGACGAAGAGCTGATGGCTGATAGCGTATGGCAGATGGCGGGAAATATGAATCGATAGCTTATGGAAAATTGTTTTCGGTACAAGCGAGCGAATCTTCTCTTGTTTGTACCATCGGCCATAAGCCATCTGCTATCTGCTCTGCATAGTAAAGGATGAAGAAACCATGGTTACAGTGCTGGTGTTTGGATTGACGCTTCGCGATGCAGTTGGAGACACGGAGTTCGAGCTGGAGATTTCTGAGCCGACTACGGTGAGGAAGTTTATTGAATCGAACCTAGATCGGATAGGCCCCTTGCTGCAGTTTTTGTTGAACCGGGAAATGATGATAGCGGTGAACAAGAAAGTCAGCGGCGAGGATACGATCGTCAAGGACGGCGATATCGTAAAGTTCTCCCACCAATCGCGGACGTCGTACGACGGGACAAGAGACATTCCAATCTAACAGGATGCTCAAAACGCTCGTTCAGCAAGGCCACAGTGAGTGAAGGGCCGAGGCGTACCCTTGGGGTATGTTGAGGGTCTGAACGATGCGAGAACGAAGCTGGCGGGATTTTTCAGCATCCTGAGGTTATGTGCTGGCCCCTTCGCTGCGACTTCTATACTCAAGAAATAGTTTGCTGTGTCGGTTGCCGGTGAGTTCGAGCGTGATCGTGCCGTCTTGGGTTTCCCATGACGCATGGTAGTGGAGATGGCCGATGAGGACCGCGACACCCCAGTAGCTGGGGACCGGTTGGTAGAGGTCGTTGTCCCACAGAGTCTGGTCGTTCGTCGGGCTTCCGTAGGCAGTAGTGAGCTGTTCTTTCAGCACCTGGTAGTACCCGATAAATTCATTCAGTCCGTTGAGGGGCCGCTGCAACAGGATGTATTGGCCGCGGACCAGTGATTCGTGACGGAACTCATAGCCTTCCAGCACACCATGATCGGAGAGATTGCGCAGATAGATCAGCTTGCCTTCCTCATCTTTCTCGACTGCTCCTGCCACCGATAGGCGAAGGGCCTCCGGCTCTTGCCCCCAATGGGCCTGTACCGTTTCTAAGAACGTCAGCACCTGCTTCGTCACTTCCGCTTGTAAGGTGGCTTCGTCTATCTCGTCGAATGGAATCGTGAACGTCGGCGGCGGGAGGACATCCCATGAATTGGCCCAGGCAGATGGAGTGAGCCCGGTCAACGTCATGCCAAGGATCAGTGCGAAAAGATAACGCATAGGTGTCACGATAGAGGCACAGAGGGATGCTGGTCTATCCTACGAAAGGCTGGGGGTATGGGAAGTGATGAGTGATCGGTGATGAGTGAGGGAGGGAGAAAGCTTGCTTGCCCGTCCGTTCACCGCACGCGGCGTTTAGCCTTAGCAGTCGGCGGAGCTGTAAGTGGATCGTCTGGCCAAGAATGTTTGGGGTATCGGCCACGGAGTTCTTTTTTGACTTCGACGTAGGCAGACTTCCAGAAGCTGGAGAGGTCCTTCGTGATTTGGACGGGTCTGCGGGCCGGTGAGAGGAGGTGCAGCATGACCGGAATCTTTCCATCGACGAGGCGCGGTGTCTCTTTGCAGCCGAACATTTCTTGTAACCGCACAGCCAGGATTGGCAGATCAAGCGTCTCATATTCCACTCGCACGTTCGATCCGCTGGGGACTATCAGATGGGTGGGAGCCCATTGGTCGAGTTGGCGTGCCTGTTCCCAGGAGAGGAAGGCATGCAATGGTTGGGTAAGATCGAGCCGCGTGACGCGGTCGAGGGTCGTGAGCCCTGATAGGTAGGGACCGAGCCAGTCGTCGACAGTCTGTGCTAAGGCCTCGTCCGACAGGTCCGGCCATCGTGATTCTTGTCCCTCGATTTTGCGGAGAAATGCCACTCGCGCCCGCCACTGACGAAGCTCTGAAGTCCAGGCCAGCCGGTCGAGTCCCGCCCGACGAATGCCCTGCAGCAATGCCGCCGATATCATCGAAGGATCCGGCTTCGAGAGCCCCTGCTCAGACAGAACGAGTGAACCCAATCGGCGCTGTCTTGTTGCACGAACCACCTGTGCTGTCTCATCCCACGAGACTTCATCCACCACTCGAATCTGGTCTGCATAGAGGGTTTCAAGATCGTGAAGGCTGACCGGTGCGGCCAGATCGATCCTGGCCCATTGCTGGCCGCCGTCCAGGTCGGCAATGACGAGATAATCTTCTGAGCCGAGCGGGTCGGGGTTTTGGAAGAGGGCGCCACGGCCATTGGCCATGAGATAGCGGGAGTTGTTTCCTTGTTGACGTTGGGCGATGCGATCGGGATAGGCCAGTGCGAGCAAGAGGCCGACTTCATCGAGGCTGTCCTGCCGATTTGAACGAGCCGCTCGCGGAAGTTGGCGTTGCCAGAGGTCGGCCGTACGGGCCACTCGCTGACAGGCCCCGCGGTCGACGGTCGCACCGGCCGCATGATCGTGCTGTCCATGCAAGACATCCAGCCGGAGCCGCAGATCTGCGTTGCGCCAGCCGGAGGGGCCCCGCAGAATATCGCGTTCGCTGAGCAGGGCGGCCAGTTCACAGGCCAGATAGCCGAGCTGCAGGGGCACAGACTTGAGTAGCATATGGGCGAGGCGTGGATGGAGCGGCAACTCAGCCATTTGTTTGCCATGGGCCGTGATCTGCCCCTCTCCATTGAGTGCGCCAAGGCTTGTGAGCAACTCTCTCGCCTGGGCGACGGCACCGGGTGGTGGGGGAGTGAGCCAGGACAACTCGGCTGGATTTGGAGTGCCCCAGAGGGCCAATTCGAGGAGGAGCGGCGCCAAGTCGGCATCGAGCATTTCCGGCGGGCGGCGAGGGGCCAACGATTGATGCTCCCCAGCGGTCCAGAGGCGAGCACAGACGCCTGGTTCGAGACGGCCGGCTCTGCCACGCCGTTGCTCGGCAGAGTCCTGGGTGACGCGAATCGTGTCCAGCCTCGTGAGTCCCGATCGCGGATCGAAGCGAGGCACGCGCAACAGTCCCGCATCGATCACGACCCGGACCCCGTCGATCGTGAGACTGGTTTCGGCAATCGAGGTGGCCAGCACGATCTTTCTCATGCTCGGTTGCGTAGGTGTGATGGCTCGGTCCTGCGCCTCTTGCGGCAGGTCTCCATGGAGCGGGGCGATCATGATGTTCGGCGCCAAGTTCAGATCGAGCAGTTTTCGTTCGACGCGGCGGATTTCCGCCATACCAGGCAGAAAGACCAAGAGACTGCCTTGATCCTGCGCCAGTGAACGCTTGATGGATTGGACGACGGCCACGTCCAGATGGCCCGAGAGCGGCTGTTCGAGATAGCGGGTCTCGACCGGAAACATTCGGCCTTCACAGGCAATGACTGGCGCCTGCCCCAAGAGCTCCGAGACCGGACCACAGTCCAAGGTGGCTGACATGACGAGCAGACGGAGATCCGGGCGGAAGAGCCGTTGCGATTCAAGACAGAGGGCCAGGCCGGTATCGGCTTGCAGGCTCCGTTCATGGAACTCATCGAACAGGACGATGGCATAGGAGCTGAGGGCAGGATCGTCTTGCAGCAGCCGAGCGAGGATCCCTTCCGTGACGACTTCGATCTTCGTCGTAGGTCCCACTTTCGTATCGAGTCGCATGCGATAACCGACCGTCCCGCCGACCGGCTCCCCCAGGGTGGTGGCCATGCGATGGGCTGCTGCACGGGCGGCAAGCCGCCGCGGTTCCAGCATGAGGAGTTTTTTCCCGTCGAGCCAGGGGGCATCGAGCAAGGCCAACGGAACCCTTGTCGTTTTGCCCGCACCAGGCGCCGCAGTCAAAAGGGCATTGCGCCCATTCGTCAGTGCAAGACGAAGGTCCGGCAACACATCTTCTATTGGGAGTCTGGACATGGTAAGTTCAATCTTCACGAGAGTGAGCAGGATACTCAAAAAGTCCGTTCAGCGAGGCCGCAGCGAGTGAAGGGCCGAGGCGTACCCGCTGGGTACGTTGAGGGTCTGAACGACGCGAGAATGAAGCTGGCGGCATTTTTCAGTGTCCTGCCAGGACTGTAGCAGAGTCGAAGTCAGAACGAAAAGGAAGCGGTAGATGGTCGAGTATCGATGGAGCAAAACGAAACCCATTACAGCCGGTTGGTATTGGTTCCGGGGCCTGGCACATGAGGCAGATCCCTTTATTGTAGAAGTGGACGAGGTCGGCCAGTTTCAATGGCCGGATGGCGGGTTTCAAGAGGCGATACTCGCCAAAGGGGAATGGGCGGGGCCCATCGAAGAGCCGAAGGAATAAGTGGCGAGAGATACACCGAATAGGTGTATAATGCGTACTTGATTGATGGTTGTTCGGTGAGAAGGTATCTGCAAGTGTCTTCCGCAGCCCTCTGAACGGGCCTGATACGATTCTCTCCCCCGAGTCTCTGAATGACATTCTCTCGCTCGTGACACGTGATCGTGATCGCGCGTTGAGCTACCATCTGACGCAGAGACCAGTATGCGCCTAGGGCCTTAGGGCTCGGCGCCTATTGTCTCATTGAGGCTATCCCCCTTGCTGTGAGAGGGCGAGGGGGATAGCACATACACACCATTCGAGATCCTATCCAGAAAGGCAGTCGATACATTTTATGAAACACGATAGCACCAACCCACCGGCGGAAACGCCGGCGAAAGGGTTTTCTCCTGGTTTCGCCGCGTTGGGCCTGGAAGCCGCGCTGCTCACCACACTCGATACGCTGGGCTATGAAGAGCCCACGCCGATCCAGAGGGAAGCGATTCCTCCGTTTTTGGCAGGCCGCGATCTCTTGGGCCAAGCAGCGACCGGAACCGGTAAGACGGCGGCCTTCACGTTGCCGATGCTCCAGCGCATCGCCCATTCAGCCAGGCGCTGTCCCTCCGCGCTCATCCTGGTCCCAACGAGAGAGTTGGCGATGCAGGTCGGCGAAGCCGTCACACGCTATGGCAAAGAACTGAAGATCACCGTGCTCCCGGTCTACGGAGGACAGGCGATCGGTCCCCAGCTCCATGCACTCAAGCGCGGTGTCGATGTCATCGTGGCGACGCCTGGGCGTGCGCTGGACCATATTCGCCGGAAAACGCTGCAGCTCAAAACGATTCAGATGGTCGTGTTGGACGAAGCCGATGAAATGCTGGACATGGGCTTTGCCGACGACCTGGACGCCATTCTGGAACAGGTGCCGAAAGAGCGGCAGACGGCTCTGTTCTCCGCGACTATGCCGCCCAGGATTGCCTCCATTGCCAAGCGCCATCTCAAGGAACCGGTCGAGATCAAGATTGCCAAAGAACCGCTGAAGGCTGGCGCAGCTCCACGCGTGCATCAAACGGCCTATATCGTCACCAGACCGCACAAGGTGGCGGCTTTGGCGCGCATCTTGGATATGGAAGCACCGAAATCTGCCCTCGTGTTCTGCCGCACACGTATCGAAGTCGATGAACTCACCGCGATGTTGACCAGCCGCGGACACAAGGCCGAAGCGATCCATGGCGGGATGAATCAGCCCCAGCGCGATCGTGTGATGGCGTCGTTCCGATCCGGTCAAACCGAACTCCTCGTGGCGACCGATGTGGCAGCCCGAGGATTGGACATTCCATCTGTGTCGCATGTGGTGAACTACGATCTGCCTATGTCTTCTGAGGTCTACGTCCATCGGATTGGACGGACGGGACGGGCTGGGCGTGAAGGGTCGGCGATTACTGTTCTCGACCCGCGTGAGCAGCGATTGCTGTGGAACATTGAGCAGCTCACGAAGGCCAAGATTGTCGTGACACAAGTGCCGACCATTGCCGACCTGCGCACGAAACGGCTTGCACGAACCAAGGCAGCACTTGAAGAAGTACTGGCGGCTGGTGAGTTGGATTTGTTTCGGGCCGTGGTGGCCTCGATGGCTGAACAGGGAGACCCAGCGGAAGTGGCGGCGGCCGCCCTCAAGCTCGTATTCCGTCTGCAGGGTGGGGAGCGGAAGGAATACGATATTCCGGCCGTGTCGAACAGACCACCGGAGCGTCCTTCGATGGGGCGGCGCCCCATGGAAGATTCTCGAGCGGATCCTCGCGGGCGGGCCGGTGCCATGATGCCGAGAGAGGGACAGGGCAGACCATTCAACCCTCCAGGCCGTGGCGGACGAACGCCTGGCATGGCGAAGGTCTATATCGGTGCAGGCCGGGAGGCAGGTATCCGGGCGGGAGATCTCGTCGGAGCGATTGCCAACGAGGCCGGACTCAATTCGAGTTCGATCGGCGCCGTCGAAATTATGGATCGATTCTCGCTGGTGGAAGTGCCGGAAGTGATGGCTCGCGAGATCATCGAGACCCTTAGCCGCACCAGGATTAAGGGACAGAAGGTCGGCGTGCGACTGTTTCTGGAGCAGCCAAGGGGTGGAAGGGCATAGCCAAGTGCCCTTCTTGCTCGCAGAACGCGCCCGCTCGGAAGGTGCTCATTCGATGCGCGCAGTAAAGGGCAACTTGCCTACACCCTCTTTGAGAGAGCGGGTGAGAAGGAGCAACCAGTGGGGGACCATCAGCCACCTCATTTGAGAGATCCATGCAAGACTGAAGGGAATATGTAGAGTATTGTTAGAGGTCTGAGGCTTTGAGTTCGGACGAAAAACAGTTTTTACGTGGAGTGGTGAGCGATCCCCGATATCCTCTTCGTATCAGGTGTTAGGATAGACGTCCTACTTATTCAGCTCTTATTTTCATAACATTCATTGGAGGAAGACGTGATGAGCGGCAACCAAGCCGATTCCGTGCTGCGACTAATGAGCCTGATGTTCAGAGCCCATCCCTGGCATGGAGTCTCCATCGGAGAGAAGGCCCCTGAAGTGGTGACGGCCTATATTGAAATCGTGCCGACCGACACGGTGAAGTACGAAGTCGATAAGGTTAGCGGGTTCCTGAAGGTCGATCGCCCGCAGCGATTCTCGAACTATTGCCCGGTCTATTACGGACTGGTTCCGCAAACCTATTGCGGAGACGGCGTTGCGGCGTTGTTTTCCGCACGGGCCAAGCGTCAAGGTATGGTGGGGGACCGCGATCCCCTCGATATCTGCGTCCTCACAGAGAAGACGATTCCACACAGTGACATTCTCCTTACGGCCTTGCCCATCGGTGGGCTCAGCATGGCTGACGATGGTGAAGCGGACGACAAGATCATCGCCGTCATGAAGGACGATGCAACCTATGGCGGGTATACGGATATCAGCCAGGTTCCCATGGCGCTGATCGATCGTCTGCAGC
This window contains:
- the hrpB gene encoding ATP-dependent helicase HrpB gives rise to the protein MSRLPIEDVLPDLRLALTNGRNALLTAAPGAGKTTRVPLALLDAPWLDGKKLLMLEPRRLAARAAAHRMATTLGEPVGGTVGYRMRLDTKVGPTTKIEVVTEGILARLLQDDPALSSYAIVLFDEFHERSLQADTGLALCLESQRLFRPDLRLLVMSATLDCGPVSELLGQAPVIACEGRMFPVETRYLEQPLSGHLDVAVVQSIKRSLAQDQGSLLVFLPGMAEIRRVERKLLDLNLAPNIMIAPLHGDLPQEAQDRAITPTQPSMRKIVLATSIAETSLTIDGVRVVIDAGLLRVPRFDPRSGLTRLDTIRVTQDSAEQRRGRAGRLEPGVCARLWTAGEHQSLAPRRPPEMLDADLAPLLLELALWGTPNPAELSWLTPPPPGAVAQARELLTSLGALNGEGQITAHGKQMAELPLHPRLAHMLLKSVPLQLGYLACELAALLSERDILRGPSGWRNADLRLRLDVLHGQHDHAAGATVDRGACQRVARTADLWQRQLPRAARSNRQDSLDEVGLLLALAYPDRIAQRQQGNNSRYLMANGRGALFQNPDPLGSEDYLVIADLDGGQQWARIDLAAPVSLHDLETLYADQIRVVDEVSWDETAQVVRATRQRRLGSLVLSEQGLSKPDPSMISAALLQGIRRAGLDRLAWTSELRQWRARVAFLRKIEGQESRWPDLSDEALAQTVDDWLGPYLSGLTTLDRVTRLDLTQPLHAFLSWEQARQLDQWAPTHLIVPSGSNVRVEYETLDLPILAVRLQEMFGCKETPRLVDGKIPVMLHLLSPARRPVQITKDLSSFWKSAYVEVKKELRGRYPKHSWPDDPLTAPPTAKAKRRVR
- a CDS encoding DEAD/DEAH box helicase — translated: MKHDSTNPPAETPAKGFSPGFAALGLEAALLTTLDTLGYEEPTPIQREAIPPFLAGRDLLGQAATGTGKTAAFTLPMLQRIAHSARRCPSALILVPTRELAMQVGEAVTRYGKELKITVLPVYGGQAIGPQLHALKRGVDVIVATPGRALDHIRRKTLQLKTIQMVVLDEADEMLDMGFADDLDAILEQVPKERQTALFSATMPPRIASIAKRHLKEPVEIKIAKEPLKAGAAPRVHQTAYIVTRPHKVAALARILDMEAPKSALVFCRTRIEVDELTAMLTSRGHKAEAIHGGMNQPQRDRVMASFRSGQTELLVATDVAARGLDIPSVSHVVNYDLPMSSEVYVHRIGRTGRAGREGSAITVLDPREQRLLWNIEQLTKAKIVVTQVPTIADLRTKRLARTKAALEEVLAAGELDLFRAVVASMAEQGDPAEVAAAALKLVFRLQGGERKEYDIPAVSNRPPERPSMGRRPMEDSRADPRGRAGAMMPREGQGRPFNPPGRGGRTPGMAKVYIGAGREAGIRAGDLVGAIANEAGLNSSSIGAVEIMDRFSLVEVPEVMAREIIETLSRTRIKGQKVGVRLFLEQPRGGRA
- a CDS encoding inorganic pyrophosphatase translates to MSGNQADSVLRLMSLMFRAHPWHGVSIGEKAPEVVTAYIEIVPTDTVKYEVDKVSGFLKVDRPQRFSNYCPVYYGLVPQTYCGDGVAALFSARAKRQGMVGDRDPLDICVLTEKTIPHSDILLTALPIGGLSMADDGEADDKIIAVMKDDATYGGYTDISQVPMALIDRLQHYFLTYKSAPGSTQHKVEITSIYGREEAMKVIRASHADYKAKFPELEMRWG